The genomic DNA ATAACTAGACTTAGACGTAGTACAGaacatgtaataataataataataataatataatcacATCGCAAAAAgtattttacagagtaacataACATAGCATGAAGTGAAATAAACAAACTCCTTTTCCCAGTGTTGTTATTAACACTGAGAAAAGTCCCTGTGTTAAATACGTGGATAGTATTTAATTTAGCACTGCTACATTGCACTCCAATAAACATTGCTGTCTGTTTTTCATGGCATGTGTCACAGGATTACATCCTTTATGATACTACTTGAACGGGATAATTAAATGATGTAAGCATTAAAACAGTTATAGAGACTAGGATTGGTACACTGAAAGACAAATTAAAAGCTGtgctctttttttcctgagtCGATAATACCCTGAAGTCTACCTTTCCACCAGCGCGGTTTAACTCCTTCTCGCTAGGGGGCGATAGTTTAAAACCAGGAGGATTGCGGCTACCCGAGTAATGTAGGAAACTCAAGAGATTTCTCTCTGTTGCTAACAGTAGCTAGCCGGATAATCTCCTGAACAGTGCAGCCGTTCTTATTTTGTTGGCCTTTACAGTGTTCGTGTCTATTTTTCTCGTTAGATTCCAGCGCTCTTGGAATTCGCCGCTAGTGACAAACGTTGAACCAGACAACGACGgccaaccttttttttcctctccgcTGGATGTTTGGCCACTCTTGTATTTCTCCCAGGATGTTAGCACATAAGCAAACCAGCTAGCTAGCAAATCTGCTAAAGTAGCCAAATAGCTGCTCTTTCCGGATGCTTTGAATAGCAACGCAGCGGATTTGGGGAGTTTCTAGTCGGCCTTGTATGATGTCAAGCAACCGGCCACAGCAAAGCGCTGCTGGGGCGAGTTCAGTGCCCAGCACaagtagcagcagcagtagtAGTACAGGAGGCACTGGGAATACAAACGGTGGCGGTGGCAGCAGCGCTCCCACAAGTAATGGGAGCACTTCTGGAAATGTTGTGCCCTCACGGACCCTTGCAGCGGCCGGAGAGGGCGGCCTGTCAGTGCCAACTCTGGCCGCCGTGCCGTCAGCCCGGGGCGGCTTAGCTTCTCTCAGCAGACCGTCTGCGTCCTCTGGTAACAGAAAGAGATCCCTGCATCAGGCACCACTGTACAACGGTCTCTTGAATTCATACGAAGATAAAAGCAACGACTTCGTCTGGTTAGTTTTGTATTGCAATCGAGCTTTGGGGTGAGTTCCGTAAAAGTTTGAGAGCTGCACGATGACCCGGGcttctgcttgtttttcagTCCCATTTGCTTCGAAATGATAGACGAGGCACACATGACGAAGTGCGGGCACAGTTTTTggtgagtgtttgtgttgtaGAGAGAATTATGCACCGCAAAGTATTCGACAGTGTCACAAATGCTGTAGAGCAACAAATGTCACAGACTGAAGGAACGAAGTTATCTTTAAGAAAAGCCATGCACTCTGCGGGCATTCATACTTACAGCTGATTACGGtgtactttaaaaaagttttgacagtttttttttttttttttttgggttggttttttttttttagtatttttgttcttgcattttgttttattgtttgggCATGTTTTAATGTTACAGATGGGCTTCTAGAGGAAGTTCCAAATAGCCCTGTCCATCACATCAGTGTTGCCATATTTTAATGACAATAACAACATCAAACCCATGACAATGCAAGTTTTGCACACCAGGCAAGCCTCACTTCTGCTCTGGTCAGACCCAAGAGTTTTTCTGACTCAAAATAGGGGTGACACTGCAAAGGCAAGATTGGTTAAAGCAGTGAGTCTGTTTGGTGTACATTTCTGCATTTTAGTTTGGGAGTTTAATAAGTAAAAGCAAGCTCAGGGTTAAAACATGTCCAACTAATTTATAATCCTGGTAATTTTCCTTTAGAGGAGGCCACCAATATTGTTTTGTATTCAAGGCGAAAAAGAACCCTGAATTCAACTTTTCACTAATGCGGAAAGCCTGTAAAGGcttgctgtttgttttgcacAGAGAATTAATCAGGATTCATTAGGCTAACATCAAAAAAGTAAGCACAATGGCTATTGCCACCGGAATCAGTAAAATCTACTGGAAAGAGTGTGTTATTTTTGGCAAAAATCCCAGTTATTTTGATCGATAATGAAATGACGGATATTTAATTTAGTCTAAAATAGAAGAgacttatattttatttaagcacattttcttttaattatagAAAGTAAAGGATTGAACTAAgtcatccacactgcattttgataagaagcaaaaaggaaaaggtTGTGCTGAAAGTCAAAGTAAGGGAATTACTGCACAACAGATTCTGGCACAGAAGTCATTTCATCTCGGTTATGTTGTTTCAATGACAAGATGAGccaaaattgaatttaaagCGCAGCTCTATAATATACTAAAACACAGTGACCGTGTGACTGCCAGTGTTGAACTGCAAAGTTGGTTGTAGTaatctaccccccccccccaaaaaaaaaaacccccagcaaaaatatgaaatagttTTTAATGACAGTAAATGGTCTAAAGCTGATTATAAGCCTGTAGACTCTTCAGCAAAGTTATGGGAAAGCTTAACATGATTACTGGTAATCCACAGTTGGCTCAGTGTTCTTTATGCCCGTTGTGTTTGCTTGCAGTAATTCTCATTTCTGTTAATGGGCTTGTTTTTCAATGCTCATAATAAACATGACCAAAGATCCAAGTAATGAGATCAGCGCATTAGCAAGTTATGCCTCAGTTTGAGATAGTTTGTCTACTCTCTGGTGATGTCGGTGCGAGAAGATATGCTTAACAGGATCAGAGCGCTGGCTTTGAGCAAACCTGTTTTTGAAGGTCACATATAATCAGAAGACGACCCAGTATGGGATgaataaagattattttgacTATGAATCGTTTAAAGCTAATCTTGTAAGATCTTGGATTGAAATGTGGAGCTGgatatagggctgctcgattatggcaaaaatgataatcacgattattttcactgaaattgagatctcgattatttgacgatatttatttaacaataatgtattgaataatggctttaaagatgtcaaaaaataatataaaatagtgtgcaaatactgaaaacagtgcaaatgtttgcaatataaaaaataaatgaaaaatgtaaacatctatgtttagtgaacttcaaaatactgcataatactggttgttcactgtgttaattgagcagtggtctttggcgaggaaaaacgttaccgcgtttgttatctccttgtgtctctgggagctggtgggatatttagtcgcgttgtacagggtagcgtgaatggaagtctgtgaggatgaagcaggtgttgtcaagagttttttctctatgttccttTGGGTTGCTATGCtcactttgtgagcggtcttcaaatgattgaataaatttgtagtgttgctctgtggtgcagctacgacaccgtagcaaagtttccacactatgtctacttgatccacgtctgactccgcgaacccataatgtttccacaccacttaagtcgttttacctctcttttcaaccaacggcattctttcttcagcagctattatcctctcctcaccaaataacttctgcttagctttccgagctttcctcgggtcctcttaattgttgtgacgcgtgttcgaaacgcagagaggtgcgcttgatttgccacacggagcagcgcgagaggaggagctaataatcggctcagtcatttttaatgatcgttgaaagcccagatcgtaatcacgattaaaattcgattaattgagcagccctagctGGATATATccataatatttatatattctctctctctccatcctgcAGTTTCAAGTGTATccgccagagtctggaggacaGCAACAGATGTCCCAAGTGTAACTATATTATCGATAATGTGGATCAGGTCTACCCAAACTTTCTTGGTGGGTATTTTGAATTggaggggttttttgttttgttatgttttgggttttttctaACAGCCAGATGATCAGCTCCTAAACTAATCATTTTTCTCAGAGCTTTTCATTTTAACTTGGACATTAAAATATAGCTGTTATGTCAGTTTTGCACTacatgatttttaaaatcacaatatTTGAATTGATTTGTCTTTAGCTCATAATCAGTACTAAAATGAGACTTTCGTATTTGAATGAAGTCAAAATGGAAAGTTTTGTGTCATAAATGGGCCAAACAAAAATCTAATGAAACACTTTGTGTAGGTATTTAAATGCATGATGATAAAGATGTCGCTgccacttttcttttattcatcACAAGTAAAATGTCTCTGCAGATGTGTTGTTCCTTAGCTGTGACaatgtctttttctttgtcatatACTTACTCCACCGGTTCTCCTCTCTTATTTATCCCTTGTCCACAACTTCCTCTGTCCCACCTCACCACATCCCAGTAAATGAACTGATccttaaacaaaaacagaggtCAGAAGAGAAGAGGCTAAAGTTAGATCATCCAGTGAGTACAGCATGTTCTGaaactgatttcatttttttctctccttgttAAGATGTCAAGCatcttaaaaatatgttttgttacTTGTAGCTGATCAGTGTCTCTGACCTTCAGAATGGGTCTCGATGGCAGGTCTTCCAGGATGTTTTGAGTCCTGATCAGGAGAACTTGGACCTGGCAAATGTCAACCTGATGCTCGAGCTGCTGCttcagaagaagaagcagctggaAGCGGTAAGTGAGAGGCTGATCTgtgcatttctttgtttttgtttcacttttttagCTCTTTAGCTTTTCATGGGTTAcagtggagggtttttttttctttaaaatgatgtAAAGTTTGTTAATGCAATCCGTGCAAACCAAGGAGGTTCATAATTAATGGCTATTGAGTCttatcatgaaactgatcacaTGATCAGAGCTTGTAGATATAGAGCTTGTAGGTTTCAGTGAAAAATGCACAAGATGCAGTGAAGAGACAGAATTACAAAGGGTTAATTATTTCAGcactgtaccggtctgttgtggtgaagagagagctgagtgtaaaagcgaagctctcaatttaccgatcaatctacgcccctaccctcacctatggtcacaagctgtggattgtgaccgaaagaacaagatcgcgaatacaagcagcggaaatgggcttcctccaaagggtggctggcctcccttagagatagggtgagaggtTCGGCCagtcgggaggggctcagagtagagccactgctcctccacatcgaaaggagctagttgaggtggttcgggcatctgacaaggatgcctcctgggtgaggttttccaggcatgtcccactgggaggagtccccggggcagacccaggacacgctggagagattatatctctcggctggcctagAAACGCCTTGGTGTTGCcacggacaagctggaggaggtggctggggagagggaggtctgggcttctctgcttgggctgctgcccctgcgacccggccctggataagtggaagaaaatggatggatggatggataattatTTCAGCAAAAAGTCAAAGTGAATTTTTGCTGATGACTTGTTAATCCTTTTACAAGTTTTCTAAATTTATTCTTTAAATGTTATCACAAGGTTGTCGCAGTGGAATACAATCAGTAATATAAAACATAATGGAAATGTTTTAATATCCACTGAATGTCCACTTTTTGTTCTGGAAAGACAACAAATGAAATTTATGACGTCCAGTTAAGACCTTGTTGTTTTGGAGGCAGTGGGTTCTGATCTGTTTAATCTGAAACAAACAGAAGTTGTGTAATATTCTGAGTTTCTGATGACACTGATCGACGTCTAGTGCAATAATGTGTTTGCTATCGAGGTCATAATTATATCGGACCGCACTATTGAGGTGTTCCCTTTTACAGAATGTGACAAACATTTCATGGTATAATGCACTCCAATACAGCAGGATGTCCATTACATTAAATACGTCACTCTGTCAGACTTCCTGGCAGAAGGAAGTTCTTTTGGGTTGCGTTAGACTTCAGatgttgataataaattagGCATTATATGTGTATATAGTACTGGTAGCAATGGTAAATATGCTGCTTTTGTCAGAAGGTTTCTGGGCAGTTTCACacatccctttttttttttttcttttttttttgtcagtttacGTGACATAAAAAGAGAAGTAGGACTTTACAACCTTAGATTTAATCAGCACTATCTAAGACTTGCATTGATAATGACATCTAAAATCCAAACCAGTTTTGAAATGGGAGTCTTTGCTTTTGAATTGCAAGTATGGATGCTACAAACACGTCTTTCAGATTTTCAGATGGCGCTACATGACGCCGTGAGCTTTCTCGCTGTCAAGCACATGCTcgtctttctgtttctttttcacacaaacacatgcagtgtGTCACTGTTTGACTGTCATACAAACAGACAGACTCACACAAGAGCTAGCCCAGTAATTCATCTAAGTTTAGGCTTATGTATTGGTATCTGTCAGTATGTTAATAGAATGTCCAAGCTAGTTCAGAAATAAGGGCTCCATAGTTAGCTGTGATATTGTATATAGTTAATGGTCTTCCTTTGCCTTGCTACTTATTCTGTATACAGGACTCATTGCTGATTGATTGTTAGCATGTGTGTGATAATTTGCCTCTGgacatatttcatatttcatatctgattgggcttgtttttgtttagcctGTCATTCTTCTTATTTAATCAGTTCTGATTTGCCAGTTTTGGATTCCATGTAGATATTTCATATCAGTCAAATTTAGGTCCCTGCCACTTAACTGTgtatttttgatgttttgttaGTATTCCTCCTGTATTTACGGTTGTTGCTCAGCTATCCAAACCTTAAATATAATCCAAAAAACATCAACATTTTAGATTTAATCGTCAGCGAATCTTAGTCTCCGTCTTAAATGTCAGCATCAGTCAGTGTGGGTGTGGTGGTGCTTTTCAGTCCTTGAGATGTTTGCTTTGGAGCTACTCTTTGGTTTTCATTGAAGATTAAGTAGAATTGAATAGAAATAGTCAGATATTATCTCCATCTGAAACCTATGACATGCTTTCAAAGAACACAGTTGTCATCAGTATTTGCCTAACAGCCAGAGACCCTTAGGTTTGGTGTTCTTGAGCATTTTCATGGTTCGGTTGAAGGTTTAACCAGAGGAAAGAGTTTACCACAGTGATTGGACCAACAATGgttaaatatgaaaatgaatataaaaCTGATACATTTTCCAATTCTGATATGTTCACACTCGAAGCCTGAAGTGTTTAAAGTTGTTAGAATATTCTATCACAGATGTGTCAGCTTACTTTTTTTGAAAATGCTATTATTTctttactatatatatatatatattgttagtTGGTGAAATGACAGATATTTAACAGGATCACTTGGTAAAATATTGGTTAAAATTGGTTAAAGTCTAAGATATAACAgacttatattttatttaagcacattttcttttaattatagAAAGTAAATGATTGAACTAAGTCATCCACACTGAATTTTGATAAGAAGctaaaaataaggaaaatgtgCTGAAAGCCAAAGTAAGGGAATTACTGCAAAAAAGATTCTGGCACTGAAGTTGTGTTGTTTATGttgtttcagtgacaagatGAGCCAAAGTTAAAATTGAAGTTAAAGCACAGCTTATAATATACTAAAACACACAGTGACAGTGTGACTGCCAGTCGAACATTGTTGGTTGCTGAGGTGTGATGTGCAACCTGCTGCATAGTgtggagtcttttttttttgcagtgcacttaaagaaggaaaagaaatgctcagtgtgactgtggggggttttttgggaGGGGGAGGGGTAGATCAGGTAATTTGTTGCTAACGCCAAGTTAAAGTTAAGTAAATGTAAACATTAGCTTTGGGCTAGTCCACAGTTGTGAAAACACGGGTGAGAATTTAGTTGAATGATGGCATATTCACCAAAACAAGCTACATTCACTGGCCTgagttgtttgtgtgtgaaccTTTTCATGACAGGATCTTTCCCCGTTCTGCACAGCACTGCATTCATTTCCTGTAGCTGGGATGGAAGTAAAGCCAAAGACAAAAGTACAACTAAAATGATAAATCACAAGCTTTAGAACTACTGttattattttgtgcttttctgACGATGAAAGCTAGTGTTGAACTGAGAACAAATGATATCTCGAGTGTCTTTTCAGCAGATCAGCAAAACTATTCTGTGATTTCAAGTAATACTTGATTATGTAAGCTGTCCATATCTCCACTAGGAATCCCAGGCAGCTCAGAGACAGATCCTCATGGAGTTCCTTAAAGAAGCCAGGAGAAACAAGAGAGAGGTACGGCTGCACAAATTTCCCACACAAAGCTGACACAGTGCTGAGCAAAGAGCAGTATTTGTAATGGCTGACACCCAGCTTTGTGTCAGTCCACCAGAACTCGTAAAGTGTTTGTAGGTGTTAACAAAGGCAACCGTGTTcagttgtgtttttggttttgttggcAGCAACTAGAGCAACTGCAGAAAGAGCTCAACTTCCTCGAAGAAGACATCAAACGTGTTGAGGTAGGTAAACTGACGTGGCGCAGTCCAAAGATGGATTACTGTGCCCTCATTCACATGATGTTCTCTTGTGAAAATACGGGGGAACAGAATGCATGATTATAAAAACATATTATGCTGTGAAATCACAAAACCCTGGGGCCACTCATCATCACAGCTTGAGATGGACAAACAAGTTATGTTGGTGTCATTTTCCAGGAAATGAGTGGGCTGTACTCTCCTGTGATGGAGGCTGAGTGTACTGTGCCTAATGTTGAAGCTCCCTCTCCAGCACCCAGGTAATGCTGATGTCTGCCGCATAATAAATGTGTCTATGCAGAACATAATAACACCATATTCACCTTGTTTGTTTACCAAAATAGAAGCTCGTTACGAGCACAGATGTGTGCTTGCTCATGAAAATGTTTTGCCTTTTGCTCTATAACAGCTGCTTTGTCTGTATGGAACAAAGCCAGTGCATACAGTCGAGATGCCAGAGGCTTCAGCAGTCGCTGTGTGGTGTGACTTACTCCACgtcttgtgtgtttgtttctatgtTGAGCAGTTGCAGTAGTATTATTGACCAACCCGACTACAACCAGCCTCCAGGATTTGGTGGAGCAGCCCAGGTACAGCGgagagatttatttatttaaaaaaaaaaacccaaattagCTTGGAGTAAAAACTGTTTCAGACAGGATGAAGTAACGGGCTGCACCAAGGCCCAGTAAAAGATCATTTTACCGGGGTTATAACCGTAAATCCAGCAAAGCTTTAATATCTGGAGCTGGAAATGGCTGGTGCATTTTAATAAGGGGGCCTGTCAAGTTTAGATGTAGCTTTTTAACACAAATGTATTTGGAGGAAAATTATAAATACACTCTGAGGTTTCTGGCACTGCCTTCACTTTGCTCTTGGGACTGTTTCCTCAGGGAAAACGTCAGACCTGGTACAACAGCACCCTGGCGTCAAGAAGAAAGAGGCTCACAGCCCATTTTGAGGATCTAGAGCAGTGCTACTTCTCCAGCAAAATGTCCCGCATCACAGGTGCTGTTGTTGAGGGTTTAAACTGCTGTGGTCAGATCATTTTTATGGCGTTTTCATTTGCACACAGTTGGAAAAACTGGTATTATTTCTTAAAGCAGGGCATCATGTGTCTCACCTTACTGCACACATCGGTGCTTGAGCTCTTAGTTATGGGCAACGACTGCATTtggtttttttccacaatgtgTATAATTCACAAATACTATGTTAACTGTGTGCGTGTTGTGTTTTCAGATGAGGGCAGGAACCTGAATCAGCTGGATGATTTTATGGAGTGTTTGTCAAAGTTCACTCGCTATAACTCTGTGCGGCCGCTGGCCACCCTGTCATACGCCAGTGACCTCTATAATGGCTCCAGTATCGTGTCTaggtataaaaaaaagaaaagtttgattTGCGTATGATTGGACATCATCTTTTAGTTGTTTCATGACATTTTACCGTGTGTGTGATGAGCCCAATCACTGTCTTTGACCATATTTTCCTTTGTTTCAGTATTGAGTTTGACCGAGACTGTGACTACTTTGCCATCGCTGGCGTAACCAAAAAGATCAAGGTGTTTGAGTATGGCACTGTGATCCAGGATGCAGTGGACATCCACTACCCTGTCAACGAAATGACTTGCAATTCCAAAATCAGGTGAAGGAAACTGATAAATGCATTTCCTGTAATGCTGATCTCTTAGTAATCCATGTGAACACATATTGAGTCACGTGTATGGATGCAAAATCTACATGATGCTttttttccaaaattgtgaCTGTAAAAAAACGAATCACACAGTTCATGAAAAGAAATGATAACTTAGTTTGTAGTGAAATAAGCAGCGCCAAACTCGAATATTTCAAGTACCTGTTGTCTGTTGCAGCTGTATCAGCTGGAGCAGTTATCACAAAAACCTCCTGGCCAGCAGTGACTATGAGGGAACTGTTATTTTGTGGGATGGATTCACAGGCCAGAGGTCCAAAGTCTACCAGGTGTGATGCTTGGAGCGCAGCTTCATTACGTTAGGCATTACGTTAGTAATGATGGCTTTTTAAGGTTTCCTCTGCTTCCTTTCCAGGAACATGAAAAAAGGTGTTGGAGTGTAGACTTCAATCTCATGGACCCAAAGCTTTTAGCCTCAGGTTCTGATGATGCTAAAGGTAAGAGAGGGATGCATTATCTAAAAATAATGTTCCCACCATGTATCAGcccttatttttttaatgcatgctcttttcttcttcttcttcagtcaaGTTGTGGTCAACTAATCTTGACAATTCAGTGGCTAGCATTGAGGCTAAGGCTAACGTCTGCTGTGTTAAATTCAGCCCAACCTCCAGATATCATCTGGCCTTCGGTTGTGCAGGTGAGATGGAAATTAAAGATTTTCATGTGTGATTTATCTTGTTTGTTGTTACTTTAGTCTTGGTTGtggaaaaacaaagattttgaGATAAAATTGTCTTAAATCTTAAGCCAGGGTGATGTCAAAAAGCTCTGCCAAAATGCCAAAATCAAGTGCAAACATAGAACTGGACTTTCATTGGGCGAAAGCAGCTCAGAAGCTTTTGATTACACCGCATAGGTTGTAACCAAAACcttgtaactgtgtaaaccttgCATCTAAGGACACTTCAAGTGTCTTTGAAGCTGGTGTATCAGCAGGTTTAAATGTGAAGGTGCAGTGTCTGACGTCCGCCTGCATTTGGTTGGTATTTACTATGAGAAGTTAAGTCCAGACTAAATAAGGGGGAAACAGATTTTACTCTACCCAGCTGTCTCCCTTCAGCCAGACAAACCTGGAgtattgtttttgatttttctctcacatcactgtggtTTCTTTGTTGTCAGCTACATTTCTTCACCCGGCACTGACTCTCGTGGTCCAGAAAAACTTCTGAATACCTTATTCATTAATCCCCCAAAGGAGATATAAAGTTGTAAGAAATATTTGGTTatacacagaaacactgtaacACTGGATGAGCAGAGCGTACAAGCGTTATCCAGAAGTATCTTGCTGTGGCTTTATCCAACTTCCTGTGTCTCAACGACAAAGCCTTCTCAGCTTAGAGAAGGAAACTGCTCCTCGGCCTTGTAGATGGTTTAGTGTCTGGAGTAGCACTGGGTTATCAAAGTAAGCAAGCA from Pelmatolapia mariae isolate MD_Pm_ZW linkage group LG18, Pm_UMD_F_2, whole genome shotgun sequence includes the following:
- the cop1 gene encoding E3 ubiquitin-protein ligase COP1 isoform X2; this translates as MMSSNRPQQSAAGASSVPSTSSSSSSSTGGTGNTNGGGGSSAPTSNGSTSGNVVPSRTLAAAGEGGLSVPTLAAVPSARGGLASLSRPSASSGNRKRSLHQAPLYNGLLNSYEDKSNDFVCPICFEMIDEAHMTKCGHSFCFKCIRQSLEDSNRCPKCNYIIDNVDQVYPNFLVNELILKQKQRSEEKRLKLDHPLISVSDLQNGSRWQVFQDVLSPDQENLDLANVNLMLELLLQKKKQLEAESQAAQRQILMEFLKEARRNKREQLEQLQKELNFLEEDIKRVEEMSGLYSPVMEAECTVPNVEAPSPAPSCSSIIDQPDYNQPPGFGGAAQGKRQTWYNSTLASRRKRLTAHFEDLEQCYFSSKMSRITDEGRNLNQLDDFMECLSKFTRYNSVRPLATLSYASDLYNGSSIVSSIEFDRDCDYFAIAGVTKKIKVFEYGTVIQDAVDIHYPVNEMTCNSKISCISWSSYHKNLLASSDYEGTVILWDGFTGQRSKVYQEHEKRCWSVDFNLMDPKLLASGSDDAKVKLWSTNLDNSVASIEAKANVCCVKFSPTSRYHLAFGCADHCVHYYDLRNTKQPIMVFKGHRKAVSYAKFVNGEEIVSASTDSQLKLWNVNKPHCLRSFKGHINEKNFVGLASNGDYVACGSENNSLYLYYKGLSKTLLTFKFDTVKSVLDKDKKEDDTNEFVSAVCWRALPDGESNVLIAANSQGTIKVLELV
- the cop1 gene encoding E3 ubiquitin-protein ligase COP1 isoform X3, which produces MMSSNRPQQSAAGASSVPSTSSSSSSSTGGTGNTNGGGGSSAPTSNGSTSGNVVPSRTLAAAGEGGLSVPTLAAVPSARGGLASLSRPSASSGNRKRSLHQAPLYNGLLNSYEDKSNDFVCPICFEMIDEAHMTKCGHSFCFKCIRQSLEDSNRCPKCNYIIDNVDQVYPNFLVNELILKQKQRSEEKRLKLDHPNGSRWQVFQDVLSPDQENLDLANVNLMLELLLQKKKQLEAESQAAQRQILMEFLKEARRNKREQLEQLQKELNFLEEDIKRVEEMSGLYSPVMEAECTVPNVEAPSPAPSSCSSIIDQPDYNQPPGFGGAAQGKRQTWYNSTLASRRKRLTAHFEDLEQCYFSSKMSRITDEGRNLNQLDDFMECLSKFTRYNSVRPLATLSYASDLYNGSSIVSSIEFDRDCDYFAIAGVTKKIKVFEYGTVIQDAVDIHYPVNEMTCNSKISCISWSSYHKNLLASSDYEGTVILWDGFTGQRSKVYQEHEKRCWSVDFNLMDPKLLASGSDDAKVKLWSTNLDNSVASIEAKANVCCVKFSPTSRYHLAFGCADHCVHYYDLRNTKQPIMVFKGHRKAVSYAKFVNGEEIVSASTDSQLKLWNVNKPHCLRSFKGHINEKNFVGLASNGDYVACGSENNSLYLYYKGLSKTLLTFKFDTVKSVLDKDKKEDDTNEFVSAVCWRALPDGESNVLIAANSQGTIKVLELV
- the cop1 gene encoding E3 ubiquitin-protein ligase COP1 isoform X5, which encodes MMSSNRPQQSAAGASSVPSTSSSSSSSTGGTGNTNGGGGSSAPTSNGSTSGNVVPSRTLAAAGEGGLSVPTLAAVPSARGGLASLSRPSASSGNRKRSLHQAPLYNGLLNSYEDKSNDFVCPICFEMIDEAHMTKCGHSFCFKCIRQSLEDSNRCPKCNYIIDNVDQVYPNFLVNELILKQKQRSEEKRLKLDHPVFQDVLSPDQENLDLANVNLMLELLLQKKKQLEAESQAAQRQILMEFLKEARRNKREQLEQLQKELNFLEEDIKRVEEMSGLYSPVMEAECTVPNVEAPSPAPSSCSSIIDQPDYNQPPGFGGAAQGKRQTWYNSTLASRRKRLTAHFEDLEQCYFSSKMSRITDEGRNLNQLDDFMECLSKFTRYNSVRPLATLSYASDLYNGSSIVSSIEFDRDCDYFAIAGVTKKIKVFEYGTVIQDAVDIHYPVNEMTCNSKISCISWSSYHKNLLASSDYEGTVILWDGFTGQRSKVYQEHEKRCWSVDFNLMDPKLLASGSDDAKVKLWSTNLDNSVASIEAKANVCCVKFSPTSRYHLAFGCADHCVHYYDLRNTKQPIMVFKGHRKAVSYAKFVNGEEIVSASTDSQLKLWNVNKPHCLRSFKGHINEKNFVGLASNGDYVACGSENNSLYLYYKGLSKTLLTFKFDTVKSVLDKDKKEDDTNEFVSAVCWRALPDGESNVLIAANSQGTIKVLELV
- the cop1 gene encoding E3 ubiquitin-protein ligase COP1 isoform X1; amino-acid sequence: MMSSNRPQQSAAGASSVPSTSSSSSSSTGGTGNTNGGGGSSAPTSNGSTSGNVVPSRTLAAAGEGGLSVPTLAAVPSARGGLASLSRPSASSGNRKRSLHQAPLYNGLLNSYEDKSNDFVCPICFEMIDEAHMTKCGHSFCFKCIRQSLEDSNRCPKCNYIIDNVDQVYPNFLVNELILKQKQRSEEKRLKLDHPLISVSDLQNGSRWQVFQDVLSPDQENLDLANVNLMLELLLQKKKQLEAESQAAQRQILMEFLKEARRNKREQLEQLQKELNFLEEDIKRVEEMSGLYSPVMEAECTVPNVEAPSPAPSSCSSIIDQPDYNQPPGFGGAAQGKRQTWYNSTLASRRKRLTAHFEDLEQCYFSSKMSRITDEGRNLNQLDDFMECLSKFTRYNSVRPLATLSYASDLYNGSSIVSSIEFDRDCDYFAIAGVTKKIKVFEYGTVIQDAVDIHYPVNEMTCNSKISCISWSSYHKNLLASSDYEGTVILWDGFTGQRSKVYQEHEKRCWSVDFNLMDPKLLASGSDDAKVKLWSTNLDNSVASIEAKANVCCVKFSPTSRYHLAFGCADHCVHYYDLRNTKQPIMVFKGHRKAVSYAKFVNGEEIVSASTDSQLKLWNVNKPHCLRSFKGHINEKNFVGLASNGDYVACGSENNSLYLYYKGLSKTLLTFKFDTVKSVLDKDKKEDDTNEFVSAVCWRALPDGESNVLIAANSQGTIKVLELV
- the cop1 gene encoding E3 ubiquitin-protein ligase COP1 isoform X4, with product MMSSNRPQQSAAGASSVPSTSSSSSSSTGGTGNTNGGGGSSAPTSNGSTSGNVVPSRTLAAAGEGGLSVPTLAAVPSARGGLASLSRPSASSGNRKRSLHQAPLYNGLLNSYEDKSNDFVCPICFEMIDEAHMTKCGHSFCFKCIRQSLEDSNRCPKCNYIIDNVDQVYPNFLVNELILKQKQRSEEKRLKLDHPNGSRWQVFQDVLSPDQENLDLANVNLMLELLLQKKKQLEAESQAAQRQILMEFLKEARRNKREQLEQLQKELNFLEEDIKRVEEMSGLYSPVMEAECTVPNVEAPSPAPSCSSIIDQPDYNQPPGFGGAAQGKRQTWYNSTLASRRKRLTAHFEDLEQCYFSSKMSRITDEGRNLNQLDDFMECLSKFTRYNSVRPLATLSYASDLYNGSSIVSSIEFDRDCDYFAIAGVTKKIKVFEYGTVIQDAVDIHYPVNEMTCNSKISCISWSSYHKNLLASSDYEGTVILWDGFTGQRSKVYQEHEKRCWSVDFNLMDPKLLASGSDDAKVKLWSTNLDNSVASIEAKANVCCVKFSPTSRYHLAFGCADHCVHYYDLRNTKQPIMVFKGHRKAVSYAKFVNGEEIVSASTDSQLKLWNVNKPHCLRSFKGHINEKNFVGLASNGDYVACGSENNSLYLYYKGLSKTLLTFKFDTVKSVLDKDKKEDDTNEFVSAVCWRALPDGESNVLIAANSQGTIKVLELV